A genomic stretch from Arthrobacter sp. KBS0702 includes:
- the coaA gene encoding type I pantothenate kinase — protein sequence MTLQRNDANGEGVSPFVELDRQTWSRLAAQMEQPLNEEDVLRLRGLGDPLDMKEVREVYLPLSRLLHLYVEAANQLHAATTTFLGEKTQRTPFVIGVAGSVAVGKSTIARVLREMLRRWPGTPNVELITTDGFLYPLAELKRRQLLDRKGFPESYDRRALLRFVSEVKGGAEEVRAPWYSHVTYDIVPGKEVVVRRPDVLIVEGLNVLAPARPRHDGRQGLALSDFFDFSIYVDAKTSYIEEWYVDRFRKLRTTAFAQPESYFHRYATLSDSEAEQTARDIWKRINEPNLEENVLPTRGRAQLVLTKDADHSIRRMLLRKV from the coding sequence GTGACTTTGCAACGCAACGACGCGAACGGCGAGGGTGTCTCCCCGTTTGTTGAGCTGGACCGGCAGACCTGGTCCCGGCTCGCTGCCCAGATGGAGCAGCCCCTCAACGAAGAGGACGTGCTCCGCCTCCGCGGCCTGGGCGACCCCCTCGACATGAAGGAGGTCCGGGAGGTCTACCTGCCGCTGTCCCGGTTGCTGCACCTCTATGTCGAGGCCGCCAACCAGCTCCACGCGGCGACCACCACGTTCCTGGGCGAGAAGACCCAGCGCACCCCGTTTGTCATCGGTGTGGCCGGCTCGGTCGCGGTGGGGAAATCGACCATCGCCCGGGTGCTCCGTGAAATGCTGCGGCGCTGGCCGGGCACCCCGAACGTGGAACTCATCACCACCGACGGCTTCCTGTACCCGCTCGCCGAGCTCAAGCGCCGGCAGCTCCTGGACCGCAAGGGTTTCCCGGAGTCCTACGACCGCCGTGCCCTGTTGCGTTTCGTGAGCGAGGTCAAGGGAGGCGCCGAGGAAGTGCGCGCCCCCTGGTACTCGCACGTCACCTACGACATCGTTCCGGGCAAGGAGGTCGTGGTCCGCCGGCCGGACGTGCTCATCGTCGAGGGGCTCAACGTCCTGGCCCCGGCCCGTCCACGCCACGACGGGAGGCAGGGCCTCGCCCTGAGCGACTTCTTCGACTTTTCGATCTACGTGGACGCCAAGACCTCCTATATCGAGGAGTGGTACGTGGACCGCTTCCGCAAGCTGCGGACCACCGCCTTCGCACAGCCGGAATCGTACTTCCACCGTTACGCGACACTGTCCGACTCCGAGGCCGAGCAGACCGCCCGCGACATCTGGAAGCGCATCAACGAGCCGAACCTGGAGGAAAACGTCCTCCCCACGCGCGGCCGGGCCCAACTGGTGCTGACCAAGGACGCCGACCACTCCATCCGCCGTATGCTGCTGCGCAAGGTCTAG
- a CDS encoding D-alanyl-D-alanine carboxypeptidase family protein, which translates to MCQNAGGGAESPGSPSRRAFGRIVAAGAGVAALAAVAACSPEGRTQAAPSGTGVPTGSPSPTAQASAGSPAATAAATTTNPADPGPAVSPGSNSPAASSPAAAAPGRQYSLTDPTSPWVVVNKHRPLSPAAFVPPDLVQPAVRLAVSGEAALLNSTTAAAAQRMFTDAAAAGVVLVLASGYRSFATQTATYNSYVNSRGRAEADTASARPGHSEHQTGWSFDIGDGGGACSFQPCFAEQPAAVWAKANAHRFGFVVRYPWMFHQITGYYYEPWHLRYVGIEAAVDMHTRGVATLEEYFGLEPAPSYL; encoded by the coding sequence GTGTGCCAGAACGCCGGCGGCGGCGCGGAAAGCCCGGGAAGCCCCAGTCGGCGGGCGTTCGGGCGCATCGTGGCCGCGGGCGCAGGGGTCGCGGCGCTGGCCGCCGTGGCCGCCTGCAGCCCGGAGGGCAGGACGCAGGCCGCCCCTTCCGGCACAGGCGTGCCAACTGGGAGCCCCTCCCCCACGGCCCAGGCCTCCGCGGGATCACCAGCCGCCACGGCCGCGGCGACGACGACGAACCCCGCCGACCCCGGCCCGGCCGTTTCCCCCGGTTCGAACTCCCCGGCGGCCAGTTCCCCGGCGGCCGCGGCGCCCGGCCGGCAGTATTCCCTCACGGATCCCACGAGCCCGTGGGTGGTGGTGAACAAGCACCGTCCGCTCTCCCCCGCGGCCTTCGTACCGCCGGACCTGGTGCAGCCCGCAGTCCGGCTTGCGGTATCCGGGGAGGCTGCGCTGTTGAACAGCACGACGGCGGCGGCGGCCCAGCGGATGTTCACGGACGCGGCCGCGGCCGGCGTCGTCCTGGTCCTGGCGAGTGGCTACCGCTCCTTCGCCACCCAGACAGCCACCTACAACAGCTACGTGAACTCCCGCGGGCGCGCCGAAGCGGACACCGCATCCGCCCGCCCGGGCCACTCGGAGCACCAGACCGGCTGGTCCTTCGACATCGGCGACGGCGGCGGCGCCTGCAGCTTCCAGCCGTGCTTCGCGGAACAGCCGGCCGCCGTGTGGGCCAAGGCCAACGCCCACCGTTTCGGCTTTGTGGTCCGCTACCCCTGGATGTTCCACCAGATCACCGGCTACTACTACGAGCCGTGGCACCTGCGCTACGTTGGCATCGAGGCCGCCGTCGACATGCACACCCGCGGCGTTGCCACGCTTGAGGAGTACTTCGGCTTGGAGCCGGCACCGTCCTACCTCTGA
- the mscL gene encoding large conductance mechanosensitive channel protein MscL, whose amino-acid sequence MLTGFKNFILKGNVVDLAVAVVIGAAFGSVVTALVQSVLMPFIAGLVGSPNFDSFAVVTLNGNDIKFGVLLTAIVNFLLVAAAIYFVVVVPMNHMIERRNRRLGISQDVKEEAAEDPQIALLTEIRDALTRTH is encoded by the coding sequence ATGCTGACAGGATTCAAGAATTTCATTCTTAAGGGCAACGTCGTGGACCTTGCCGTCGCAGTCGTCATCGGCGCCGCCTTTGGCTCCGTGGTAACGGCCCTTGTCCAAAGCGTCCTCATGCCGTTCATCGCCGGCCTGGTTGGCTCGCCCAACTTCGACAGCTTCGCCGTCGTCACCTTGAACGGCAACGACATCAAGTTCGGCGTGTTGCTGACGGCGATCGTCAATTTCCTGCTCGTCGCGGCCGCTATCTACTTCGTCGTTGTGGTGCCGATGAACCACATGATCGAACGTCGCAACCGCCGGCTGGGCATCAGCCAGGATGTCAAGGAAGAGGCGGCCGAGGACCCGCAGATCGCCCTGCTGACCGAGATCCGCGACGCCCTGACGCGCACCCACTAG
- the glmM gene encoding phosphoglucosamine mutase codes for MSRLFGTDGVRGLANGLLTAELAMQLAQAAAVVLGHDRSIDGKRPRAVVARDPRASGEFLAAAVEAGLSSSGIDVYDAGVLPTPAAAYLVADLDADFGVMISASHNPAPDNGIKFFARGGQKLPDDVEDAIEEQLTKEPYRPVGGEVGRIQRFSDAEDRYIVHLLGTLPHRLDGLKVVLDCAHGAASGCSPQVFKDAGAEVVVIGAEPDGLNINDGVGSTHLGPLKQAVLECGADLGIAHDGDADRCLAVDHEGNEVDGDEIMAILAVALKDAGKLKDDVLVATVMSNLGLKLALRDAGISLRETGVGDRYVLEGMREGGFNLGGEQSGHVIFADHATTGDGVLTGLQLAAQVALTGRPLKELAKVMTKLPQVLINVKGVDRTRVNGDEAVAEAVAQAEAQLGDTGRVLLRPSGTEPVVRVMVEAGDHDTAQEVAEGLAQVVRTELALALVSD; via the coding sequence ATGTCTAGATTATTTGGAACAGATGGAGTCCGAGGCCTGGCTAACGGTCTACTGACGGCAGAGCTTGCGATGCAGCTGGCGCAGGCCGCCGCCGTCGTGCTTGGCCACGACCGCAGCATCGACGGCAAACGGCCCCGCGCGGTCGTCGCCCGCGATCCGCGGGCCAGCGGGGAATTCCTCGCTGCCGCCGTGGAGGCCGGGCTCTCCAGCTCCGGCATCGATGTCTACGACGCCGGGGTGCTGCCCACCCCTGCCGCGGCATACCTCGTGGCGGACCTTGACGCCGACTTCGGCGTGATGATTTCCGCCTCCCACAACCCGGCACCGGACAACGGCATCAAATTCTTCGCCCGCGGCGGCCAGAAGCTCCCCGACGACGTCGAAGACGCCATCGAAGAACAGCTGACCAAGGAGCCCTACCGCCCCGTCGGCGGCGAGGTGGGCCGGATCCAGCGCTTCTCCGACGCCGAGGACCGCTACATCGTGCACCTGCTGGGCACCCTCCCGCACCGGCTTGACGGCCTGAAGGTGGTCTTGGACTGTGCGCACGGCGCCGCCAGCGGCTGCTCTCCCCAGGTCTTCAAGGACGCCGGGGCCGAGGTGGTGGTCATCGGAGCCGAACCTGACGGCCTCAACATCAACGACGGGGTGGGCTCGACGCACCTCGGCCCGCTTAAGCAGGCGGTCCTGGAGTGCGGCGCCGACCTCGGCATCGCACACGACGGCGACGCCGACCGCTGCCTCGCGGTGGACCACGAAGGCAACGAGGTGGACGGCGATGAGATCATGGCCATCCTCGCCGTGGCCCTCAAGGATGCCGGCAAGCTCAAGGATGACGTCCTCGTGGCTACCGTGATGAGCAATCTGGGACTCAAGCTCGCCCTGCGTGACGCCGGCATCAGCCTCCGCGAGACCGGCGTGGGCGACCGCTACGTGCTCGAGGGCATGCGCGAAGGCGGCTTCAACCTCGGCGGCGAACAGTCCGGCCACGTCATTTTCGCGGACCACGCCACCACCGGCGACGGGGTGCTGACCGGCCTCCAGCTTGCAGCCCAGGTGGCGCTGACCGGCCGCCCGCTCAAGGAGCTGGCCAAGGTCATGACCAAGCTCCCGCAGGTGCTCATCAACGTCAAGGGCGTCGACCGTACCCGCGTCAACGGCGACGAGGCCGTGGCGGAGGCCGTGGCCCAGGCCGAGGCGCAGCTGGGCGACACCGGACGCGTGCTGCTGCGGCCGTCCGGTACCGAACCGGTCGTCCGGGTCATGGTGGAAGCCGGCGACCACGACACCGCGCAGGAAGTCGCCGAAGGGCTCGCCCAGGTGGTCCGGACCGAATTAGCCCTTGCCCTCGTGTCTGACTGA
- the rpsI gene encoding 30S ribosomal protein S9, which yields MAQNEETTEAVEAEENLTSYTSESGAADAAAPKKERPALTVAGAAVGRRKEAVARVRVVPGSGKWTINGRELSNYFPNKLHQQDVNEPFKILDLEGAYDVIARIHGGGPSGQAGALRLGIARSLNEIDVENNRATLKKAGYLTRDARVIERKKAGLKKARKAQQYSKR from the coding sequence GTGGCTCAGAACGAAGAGACCACCGAAGCCGTTGAGGCTGAGGAAAACCTGACCAGCTACACCTCGGAAAGCGGAGCTGCGGATGCAGCGGCGCCGAAGAAGGAACGTCCGGCACTGACCGTCGCCGGCGCAGCTGTTGGCCGCCGCAAGGAAGCCGTTGCACGCGTTCGCGTTGTTCCGGGCTCCGGCAAGTGGACCATCAACGGCCGCGAGCTGTCGAACTACTTCCCGAACAAGCTGCACCAGCAGGACGTCAACGAGCCCTTCAAGATTCTCGATCTCGAAGGCGCCTACGACGTTATTGCCCGCATCCACGGCGGTGGCCCCTCCGGCCAGGCCGGTGCACTGCGCCTCGGCATCGCCCGTTCGCTGAACGAGATCGACGTCGAGAACAACCGCGCCACCCTGAAGAAGGCCGGCTACCTCACCCGTGACGCACGCGTCATCGAGCGTAAGAAGGCTGGTCTCAAGAAGGCACGTAAGGCTCAGCAGTACTCCAAGCGCTAA